From a single Porites lutea chromosome 10, jaPorLute2.1, whole genome shotgun sequence genomic region:
- the LOC140951350 gene encoding thiosulfate:glutathione sulfurtransferase-like: MALRAVGKLLSQSAVPRLAVVRTLSANAGPRKRIWNCSKETEGEVRLDCLKDMLVDGDIQLFDVREPHELASSGRIPKSTNIPLSEIHTAFLLSPEEFKTKYGIPKPKVTDENLIFHCQSGRRAKKAVEEVQQLGYERANNFIGGWSEWEFYIKRKPRNAPRKIATEH, encoded by the exons ATGGCCCTTCGAGCGGTTGGAAAATTATTGTCACAAAGCGCTGTGCCACGTTTGGCTGTTGTCAGAACGCTTTCTGCAAATGCCGGTCCGAGAAAACGAATATGGAATTGTTCTAAAGAAACAGAAGGAGAAGTAAGATTGGACTGTCTCAAAGATATGTTAGTGGATGGTGACATTCAACTGTTTGATGTTCGAGAACCGCACGAACTCGCTTCTTCTGGACGAATACCAAAGTCTACCAACATACCTT TGAGTGAAATTCACACAGCATTTCTGCTGAGCCCAGAAGAATTCAAAACAAAGTATGGAATTCCAAAGCCTAAAGTCACAGATGAAAATCTTATATTTCATTGTCAATCAGGACGAAGAGCTAAGAAAGCTGTAGAAGAAGTGCAACAACTTGGCTATGAAAG ggccAATAATTTCATTGGAGGCTGGTCAGAGTGGGAGTTTTACATCAAGAGGAAACCAAGAAATGCACCTCGTAAAATCGCAACAGAGCATTAA
- the LOC140951339 gene encoding uncharacterized protein has product MALLAGKMDLSKVQIRPIQSGLNKYNIDIKENHGLNSKSGFWWLRFTFDYALEKEIEVRLTNFKYNSTESTVFTMEIVKCNYLKITCKEEMESFDMEEELANLSELRRVNESVGSPEKLRKYLEENVLPLVIKKIKYTKFSPQFSFFLSHKSKDKPLMETFRNGLKFLGYQTWLDEDDMPVAARLQGALKVAIEKCDCFIVWLNEEYFKSDYCQAELLYARKLGKIILPFGVYSKIKDLLKGDFEFLVHLHIYDPSTSSFFEVLRRIDEALFNFEILTI; this is encoded by the coding sequence ATGGCATTGCTAGCAGGGAAAATGGACCTGTCCAAAGTACAAATTAGACCCATTCAGTCAGGCCTAAACAAGTATAACATCGACATTAAGGAGAACCATGGGCTTAACAGTAAGAGCGGATTCTGGTGGCTTCGATTTACTTTTGACTATGCTCTCGAAAAGGAAATCGAGGTGCGTTTAACGAACTTTAAGTATAATTCCACCGAAAGTACCGTTTTTACGATGGAAATAGTGAAATGTAACTACCTGAAAATAACATGCAAGGAAGAAATGGAGTCGTTCGACATGGAGGAAGAGCTAGCAAATTTGTCCGAGCTTCGTCGAGTAAACGAGAGCGTCGGGAGCCCCGAGAAGCTTCGTAAGTACCTGGAAGAAAACGTCTTGCCTCTTGTGATAAAAAAGATCAAGTACACAAAATTCAGCCCGCAATTCAGCTTCTTTTTGAGCCACAAATCAAAGGACAAGCCACTGATGGAAACCTTCCGCAATGGGCTTAAATTTCTAGGTTATCAAACATGGCTAGATGAGGATGACATGCCAGTGGCGGCTCGTCTGCAAGGAGCTTTGAAAGTCGCCATCGAAAAATGCGATTGTTTCATAGTGTGGCTAAATGAAGAGTACTTCAAGAGCGACTACTGTCAAGCGGAACTATTGTATGCaagaaaacttggaaaaattaTTCTTCCATTCGGTGTTTACAGCAAAATTAAGGATCTTTTGAAGGGAGATTTTGAATTCTTAGTCCATCTTCACATATATGATCCTTCAACTTCATCCTTCTTTGAGGTGCTTCGGCGCATCGACGAGGCACtgtttaactttgaaattttaacTATATAG
- the LOC140951342 gene encoding thiosulfate:glutathione sulfurtransferase-like, which translates to MLESIRIKKVEVVRNFAIIAMMVLARFIAASSRTCVHSVPPKKACTEYTARAFLHRVGITKPAVSVQCTKRNTSTTPLEHWTDISISELKAMLSSNNIQLFDVREPYELVEMGKIACATNIPLRKVPEAFTMDPDEFEEQYNVKMPQKNDINIVFHCLAGVRSRAAMEAVHQIGYTKARHYPGGFEEWAKLHNSERSKA; encoded by the exons ATGTTAGAATCAATTCGTATCAAGAAAGTAGAAGTGGTAAGGAATTTCGCCATTATCGCAATGATGGTGTTGGCGCGATTCATCGCGGCTTCAAGTCGCACTTGCGTTCACTCTGTACCACCAAAGAAGGCTTGCACAGAATATACGGCCAGGGCATTTCTTCACCGCGTGGGAATAACAAAGCCTGCTGTGAGCGTACAGTGTACAAAAAGGAACACATCAACAACTCCTTTGGAACACTGGACTGATATAAGTATTTCAGAGCTAAAGGCCATGTTGTCATCAAATAACATTCAACTATTTGACGTCCGGGAGCCTTACGAACTGGTTGAAATGGGAAAGATCGCTTGTGCTACAAACATACCAT TAAGAAAAGTTCCAGAGGCCTTTACAATGGATCCTGATGAGTTTGAGGAGCAGTACAATGTAAAAATGCCACAAAAGAATGACATTAATATTGTATTTCACTGCCTGGCGGGAGTGCGAAGTAGAGCGGCAATGGAAGCAGTACATCAAATTGGTTATACAAA AGCAAGACATTATCCAGGAGGTTTTGAAGAATGGGCAAAACTTCACAACTCAGAGAGATCTAAAGCTTAA